A portion of the Streptomyces platensis genome contains these proteins:
- a CDS encoding family 2B encapsulin nanocompartment shell protein, producing the protein MTTSVDPTSGPQASAPEQTRSSLDTAAARKLATTTKTVPQMQGISSRWLLRILPWTQVSGGAYRVNRRLTHTLGDGRVEFVSTGSEVRVIPAELRELAPLRGFADSAALEALADRFVQREFAPGDVLARAGGPTDRIVLIAHGKLDRIGTGKYGDETVLGVLADGDAIGAAALLTADAEWEHSVRAVTRVTALTLYRSDLEEVLGRSESLRTHLADVGAALVPAQNKHGEAAIELAAGHVGEPMLPGTFADYELAPREYELSVAQTVLKVHSRVADLYNDPMNQLDQQLRLTVEALRERQEHEMVNSPEFGLLHNADLKQRIHTRSGPPTPDDLDELISRRRKTQFLLAHPRTIAAIGREWNARGIYPTTAEVEGTTVRAWRGIPLLPCNKIPVTPDQTSSILALRVGEENQGVVGLHQTGIPDEYRPGLSVRFMGINDQAVINYLVSAYYSAAVLVPDALGILEDVEIGH; encoded by the coding sequence ATGACCACATCGGTGGACCCGACGTCCGGTCCGCAGGCGTCCGCGCCCGAGCAGACCCGCTCCAGCCTGGACACCGCGGCAGCGCGCAAGCTGGCGACCACGACCAAGACCGTGCCGCAGATGCAGGGGATCTCCTCGCGCTGGCTGCTGCGCATTCTCCCCTGGACGCAGGTCTCCGGCGGTGCGTACCGCGTCAACCGCCGCCTTACCCACACCCTCGGTGACGGGCGGGTGGAATTCGTCTCGACCGGGTCCGAAGTCCGGGTGATTCCGGCGGAGTTGCGCGAGCTGGCGCCGCTGCGCGGCTTCGCCGACTCCGCGGCGCTGGAGGCGCTGGCGGACCGCTTCGTCCAGCGGGAGTTCGCGCCCGGCGATGTGCTGGCCCGGGCGGGCGGGCCGACCGACCGGATCGTGCTGATCGCCCACGGCAAGCTCGACCGTATCGGCACCGGCAAGTACGGCGACGAGACCGTGCTGGGGGTGCTGGCCGACGGTGACGCGATCGGTGCGGCGGCGCTGCTGACCGCGGACGCGGAGTGGGAGCACTCCGTACGGGCGGTGACCCGGGTGACCGCACTGACCCTGTACCGCAGTGATCTGGAGGAGGTGCTGGGCCGGTCGGAGTCACTGCGCACGCATCTCGCGGACGTCGGTGCGGCGCTGGTGCCGGCGCAGAACAAGCACGGTGAGGCGGCCATCGAACTGGCCGCGGGCCATGTCGGCGAGCCGATGCTGCCGGGCACCTTCGCGGACTACGAGCTGGCCCCGCGGGAGTACGAACTCAGCGTGGCCCAGACGGTGTTGAAGGTGCATTCGCGGGTCGCCGATCTCTACAACGACCCGATGAACCAGCTGGACCAGCAGCTGCGGCTGACCGTGGAGGCGCTGCGGGAGCGCCAGGAGCACGAGATGGTCAACAGTCCCGAGTTCGGGCTGCTGCACAACGCCGACCTCAAGCAGCGCATTCACACCCGCAGCGGCCCGCCCACCCCCGACGATCTGGACGAGCTGATCTCCCGGCGTCGTAAGACGCAGTTCCTGCTGGCGCATCCGCGGACGATCGCGGCGATCGGGCGGGAGTGGAACGCCCGGGGCATTTACCCCACCACCGCGGAGGTCGAGGGCACCACGGTCCGCGCCTGGCGGGGCATTCCGCTGCTGCCCTGCAACAAGATCCCGGTCACCCCGGACCAGACCAGCTCGATTCTGGCGCTGCGGGTCGGCGAGGAGAACCAGGGCGTGGTCGGACTGCATCAGACCGGCATCCCGGACGAGTACCGGCCCGGCCTGTCGGTGCGCTTCATGGGCATCAATGACCAGGCGGTCATCAATTACCTGGTCAGTGCCTACTATTCGGCGGCGGTGCTGGTGCCGGACGCCCTGGGCATTCTGGAGGACGTCGAGATCGGCCACTGA
- a CDS encoding family 2B encapsulin nanocompartment shell protein translates to MTIADESLHGTAEEARNSSLSTTAARNLATTTKTAPQMQGITSRWLLRLLPWVQVSGGTYRVNRRLTYTLGDGRIDFDTSGSDVAIIPEELRELPALREFTDTEVLAALGDRFTQQEYAPGELIGEAGGPGDRLVLLVHGRVDRIGTGKYGEDTVLEALAGGDHLGDAPLTDPEGTWQFSYRAVTRVTVMTLSRQAAQEIIDRSPGLREHLAAAGQGTAQPTNTSGESAVSVASGHQGEPSLPGTFVDYDVTPREYELSVAQTVLRTHSRVGDLYSDPMNQVEEQLKLTIQALRERQEHEMINNPEFGLLHNADLKQRIHTRTGPPTPDDLDDLLATVWKDPGFLLAHPLTIASIGRECSARGLYPTAVDFMGHSLPSWRGVPIFPCNKIPVTKERTSSVLLLRTGEEQQGVVGLHQTGIPDEYEPGLSVRYMGLDDRAVIKYLVSAYYSAAVLVPDALGVLDDVQIGH, encoded by the coding sequence GTGACCATTGCCGATGAATCGCTGCACGGCACCGCGGAAGAGGCCCGCAATTCCAGCCTGAGTACCACTGCGGCGCGGAATTTGGCGACCACCACCAAAACCGCACCACAGATGCAGGGCATCACTTCCCGATGGCTGCTGCGGCTGCTGCCCTGGGTGCAGGTTTCCGGTGGCACCTACCGCGTGAACCGCCGGCTGACCTACACCCTCGGCGACGGGCGCATCGATTTCGACACCAGTGGCAGCGATGTGGCCATCATCCCCGAGGAGCTGCGCGAGCTGCCGGCCCTGCGGGAGTTCACCGATACCGAGGTGCTGGCGGCGCTCGGCGACCGCTTCACCCAGCAGGAATACGCACCCGGTGAACTCATCGGCGAGGCCGGCGGGCCGGGTGACCGGCTGGTGTTGCTGGTGCACGGCCGGGTGGACCGGATCGGCACCGGCAAATACGGCGAGGACACGGTGCTCGAAGCGCTGGCCGGCGGGGATCACCTCGGCGACGCGCCACTCACCGACCCCGAGGGGACCTGGCAGTTCAGCTATCGGGCGGTGACCCGGGTGACCGTCATGACGCTGTCCCGGCAGGCCGCCCAGGAGATCATCGACCGCTCCCCCGGGCTGCGCGAGCATCTGGCCGCGGCCGGTCAGGGCACCGCGCAGCCGACGAACACGAGCGGGGAATCGGCCGTCTCCGTCGCCTCGGGGCATCAGGGCGAGCCGTCCCTGCCCGGCACCTTCGTCGACTACGACGTCACGCCCCGGGAGTACGAACTCAGCGTCGCGCAGACCGTGCTGCGCACCCACAGCCGGGTCGGCGACCTCTACAGCGATCCGATGAACCAGGTCGAGGAGCAGCTCAAGCTGACCATCCAGGCGCTGCGGGAGCGCCAGGAGCACGAGATGATCAACAACCCCGAGTTCGGGCTGCTGCACAACGCCGACCTCAAGCAGCGCATCCACACCCGCACCGGCCCGCCCACCCCCGACGACCTCGACGATCTGCTCGCGACGGTCTGGAAGGACCCGGGCTTCCTGCTCGCCCACCCCCTGACGATCGCCTCCATCGGGCGGGAGTGCAGCGCCCGCGGGCTCTATCCGACCGCGGTCGATTTCATGGGGCATTCGCTGCCCTCCTGGCGCGGGGTGCCGATTTTCCCGTGCAACAAGATTCCGGTGACGAAGGAGCGGACGAGTTCGGTGCTGCTGCTGCGCACCGGCGAGGAGCAGCAGGGCGTCGTCGGCTTGCATCAGACCGGAATTCCCGATGAATACGAGCCGGGCCTCTCGGTGCGTTATATGGGCCTGGACGACCGGGCGGTCATCAAATATCTGGTCAGCGCCTATTATTCGGCGGCCGTTCTGGTGCCCGATGCGCTGGGTGTTCTCGACGACGTACAGATCGGCCACTGA
- a CDS encoding ROK family transcriptional regulator: MTPPGGDTQHGIRRRNLARVLRTVAAQGPVSRPAVAARIGLTRAGVAPLVDELLRAGLLVETGRAATGGRGRPGSELAVSDRGPAGIGAEIGVDHLAVCAVDLRGRVRARVAADAANRHRAPGPVLRQLSGLLAEVTAEIAAEGLRPAGLTVAVPGLVARDATTVVHAPNLGWRAADLAPGLAGVTAPEGGSSAVPLTVENEANLGALAELRLGGEAGRPAPPPDFVHVSAEAGIGAAVVVDGQLLRGARGFAGELGHMPVYPDGPPCDCGGRGCLEQYAGEPAVLRAGGLTPEQAAAHPGPGARIALLARRAADGDTTVVRALHEAGTALGIALAGAVNLLDPQAVVLGGALAGLAPWVLPSLERELTLRTAVTAESGRTGGPAVTVSRLGADGPLLGAAHAALQGVLDDPLHCCTPAHSPRN; encoded by the coding sequence GTGACCCCGCCCGGCGGCGACACCCAGCACGGCATCCGGCGGCGCAATCTGGCCCGGGTGCTGCGGACGGTGGCCGCGCAGGGCCCGGTCTCCCGGCCGGCGGTCGCGGCTCGGATCGGGCTGACCCGGGCGGGGGTGGCGCCGCTCGTCGACGAGTTGCTGCGGGCCGGGCTGCTGGTCGAGACGGGACGGGCGGCGACCGGCGGCCGGGGCCGGCCGGGCAGTGAACTCGCGGTCAGCGACCGTGGCCCGGCCGGGATAGGGGCCGAGATAGGCGTCGACCACCTGGCGGTGTGCGCGGTCGATCTGCGCGGACGGGTCCGGGCCCGGGTGGCGGCCGATGCGGCGAACCGGCACCGCGCTCCCGGGCCGGTGCTGCGGCAGCTGTCCGGTCTGCTCGCCGAGGTGACCGCGGAGATAGCCGCCGAGGGACTGCGTCCGGCGGGACTGACGGTCGCGGTGCCCGGCCTGGTGGCCCGCGATGCGACCACGGTGGTGCACGCCCCCAACCTCGGCTGGCGGGCGGCCGATCTCGCACCGGGGCTGGCCGGGGTGACGGCCCCGGAGGGCGGCTCGTCCGCCGTCCCGCTCACCGTCGAGAACGAGGCCAACCTCGGTGCGCTGGCCGAGCTCCGGCTGGGCGGTGAGGCTGGGCGGCCCGCCCCGCCACCGGACTTCGTGCATGTGTCGGCGGAGGCCGGGATCGGTGCCGCGGTCGTCGTGGACGGTCAACTCCTGCGGGGTGCCCGGGGGTTCGCGGGCGAGCTGGGGCATATGCCGGTGTATCCGGACGGCCCGCCGTGCGACTGCGGCGGCCGTGGCTGTCTGGAGCAGTACGCGGGGGAACCGGCCGTGCTGCGGGCGGGCGGGCTCACCCCCGAGCAGGCGGCGGCACATCCGGGGCCGGGCGCCCGTATCGCTCTGCTGGCGCGCCGGGCCGCCGACGGGGACACCACCGTCGTCCGTGCCCTGCACGAGGCGGGGACGGCGCTGGGCATCGCGCTCGCCGGGGCGGTGAATCTGCTCGATCCGCAGGCGGTGGTCCTCGGGGGTGCGCTGGCCGGGCTGGCGCCCTGGGTACTGCCGTCCCTGGAGCGGGAGTTGACGCTGCGGACGGCCGTCACGGCGGAGAGCGGGCGGACCGGCGGGCCCGCGGTGACGGTGTCCCGGCTGGGCGCCGACGGACCGCTGCTCGGAGCGGCGCACGCGGCGCTCCAAGGCGTCCTGGACGACCCCCTCCACTGCTGCACCCCGGCACACTCTCCCCGGAATTGA
- the xylB gene encoding xylulokinase, whose protein sequence is MAAQAAGPLVVGVDSSTQSTKALVVDAVTGAVLARGQASHTIGGGAGKESDPRQWWQALGEALDQCGDAVRQASAVSVGGQQHGLVTLDAAGEPVRPALLWNDVRPAPQSERLIAELGGAKAWADRVGSVPRPALTVAKWAWLREHEPDAAAATAAVRLPHDYLTERLTGEAVTDRGDASGTGWWASSTGAYDTEILAHVGLDPALLPRVALPGEAAGTVHAGHLPLPKGALVAAGTGDNMAAALGLGLRPGLPVLSLGTSGTVYAVSTHRPADPSGTVAGFADARGDWLPLACTLNCTLAVDRVAALLARDREAVEAGGGVVMLPYLDGERTPNLPNASGLVHGLRHDTTAGQVLQAAYDGAVFTLLEALDRVLDADAAPDAPLLLIGGGARGRAWRETVRRLSGRPVVVPEAQELVALGAAAQAAGLLLEEDPAAVARRWGTARGAEYEARPRDDAAWERLTATLADGAPLLRP, encoded by the coding sequence ATGGCCGCACAGGCAGCGGGACCGCTGGTCGTCGGGGTGGACAGCTCCACCCAGTCCACCAAGGCGCTGGTCGTGGACGCGGTGACCGGTGCGGTCCTCGCCCGCGGCCAGGCGTCCCACACGATCGGCGGCGGCGCCGGCAAGGAGAGCGACCCGCGGCAGTGGTGGCAGGCGCTGGGTGAGGCGCTGGACCAGTGCGGCGACGCGGTGCGGCAGGCCTCGGCGGTGTCCGTCGGCGGGCAGCAGCACGGGCTGGTCACGCTGGACGCGGCCGGCGAGCCGGTGCGGCCGGCCCTGCTGTGGAACGACGTCCGTCCGGCGCCGCAGAGCGAGCGGCTGATCGCGGAGCTGGGCGGCGCGAAGGCCTGGGCGGACCGGGTCGGGAGCGTGCCCCGCCCGGCGTTGACGGTGGCCAAGTGGGCCTGGCTGCGCGAGCACGAGCCGGATGCGGCCGCCGCCACCGCCGCGGTTCGGCTGCCGCACGACTACCTCACCGAGCGGCTGACGGGCGAGGCCGTCACCGATCGCGGCGACGCCTCCGGGACCGGCTGGTGGGCGTCGTCCACCGGGGCCTACGACACGGAGATCCTGGCGCATGTCGGACTGGACCCCGCGCTGCTCCCGCGGGTGGCGCTGCCGGGCGAGGCCGCCGGGACCGTACACGCCGGTCATCTGCCGCTGCCCAAGGGCGCGTTGGTGGCCGCCGGCACCGGCGACAACATGGCGGCCGCACTCGGCCTGGGCCTGCGCCCCGGCCTGCCGGTGCTGAGCCTGGGCACCTCGGGGACGGTCTACGCGGTCTCCACCCACCGGCCCGCCGATCCATCCGGCACCGTGGCGGGCTTCGCCGATGCCCGCGGTGACTGGCTGCCGCTGGCCTGCACCCTGAACTGCACGCTCGCCGTGGACCGGGTGGCGGCGCTGCTGGCCCGCGACCGGGAGGCCGTGGAGGCGGGCGGCGGGGTGGTGATGCTGCCGTACCTCGACGGTGAGCGCACCCCGAATCTGCCCAATGCCTCGGGCCTGGTGCACGGGCTGCGGCATGACACCACGGCCGGCCAGGTGCTTCAGGCCGCCTACGACGGCGCGGTGTTCACCCTGCTGGAGGCGCTGGACCGGGTGCTGGACGCGGACGCCGCGCCCGATGCGCCGCTGCTGCTGATCGGCGGCGGCGCCCGGGGCCGGGCCTGGCGGGAGACCGTACGCCGGCTGTCCGGGCGCCCGGTGGTGGTGCCCGAGGCGCAGGAGCTGGTGGCGCTCGGGGCGGCGGCACAGGCGGCCGGGCTGCTGCTGGAGGAGGATCCGGCGGCGGTGGCGCGCCGCTGGGGGACGGCGCGCGGCGCGGAGTACGAGGCGCGGCCGCGGGACGACGCCGCCTGGGAGCGGCTGACGGCGACGCTCGCCGACGGCGCGCCCCTGCTGCGGCCGTGA
- the xylA gene encoding xylose isomerase: MSRQPTPADKFSFGLWTVGWQGRDPFGDATRRALDPVESVHRLADLGAYGVTFHDDDLIPFGAGGIEREAAVKRFRQALDATGLIVPMATTNLFTHPVFKDGAFTANDRDIRRYALRKTLRNIDLAAELGARTYVAWGGREGAESGAAKDVRTALDRLKEAFDLLGQYVIEQGYDLKFALEPKPNEPRGDILLPTVGHALAFIERLEHPERFGVNPEVGHEQMAGLNFPHGIAQALWADKLFHIDLNGQSGIKYDQDLRFGAGDLRAAFWLVDLLETAGYDGPRHFDFKPPRTEDLDGVWTSAAGCMRNYLLLKERAAAFRSDPAVQDALRAARLDQLDHPTAEDGLAGLLADATAYETFDIEAAAARGMAFEHLDQLALEHLLGAV, from the coding sequence ATGAGCCGTCAGCCCACGCCCGCGGACAAGTTCAGCTTCGGCCTGTGGACCGTCGGCTGGCAGGGCCGGGACCCCTTCGGGGACGCCACCCGCCGCGCCCTGGACCCGGTGGAATCGGTGCACCGCCTCGCCGACCTCGGCGCGTACGGCGTCACCTTCCACGACGACGACCTGATCCCGTTCGGCGCCGGCGGCATCGAGCGCGAGGCGGCCGTCAAGCGCTTCCGGCAGGCACTGGACGCCACCGGCCTGATCGTCCCGATGGCCACCACCAACCTCTTCACCCACCCCGTCTTCAAGGACGGCGCCTTCACCGCCAACGACCGCGACATCCGCCGCTACGCCCTGCGCAAGACCCTCCGCAACATCGACCTCGCCGCCGAGCTCGGTGCCCGCACCTATGTCGCGTGGGGCGGACGGGAAGGCGCGGAATCCGGCGCGGCCAAGGACGTACGGACCGCTCTGGACCGGCTGAAGGAGGCCTTCGACCTCCTCGGCCAGTACGTCATCGAGCAGGGCTACGACCTGAAGTTCGCCCTCGAACCCAAGCCCAACGAGCCGCGCGGCGACATCCTCCTCCCCACCGTCGGCCACGCCCTCGCCTTCATCGAGCGGCTGGAGCACCCCGAGCGCTTCGGCGTCAACCCCGAGGTCGGCCACGAGCAGATGGCCGGGCTGAATTTCCCGCACGGCATCGCCCAGGCGCTGTGGGCGGACAAGCTCTTCCACATCGACCTCAACGGCCAGAGCGGGATCAAGTACGACCAGGACCTCCGCTTCGGCGCGGGCGATCTGCGCGCCGCCTTCTGGCTCGTCGACCTGCTGGAAACGGCCGGCTACGACGGGCCGCGGCATTTCGACTTCAAACCGCCGCGCACCGAGGACCTGGACGGCGTCTGGACCTCGGCGGCCGGCTGTATGCGCAACTATCTGCTCCTCAAGGAGCGCGCGGCGGCCTTCAGGTCCGACCCGGCCGTCCAGGACGCGCTGCGGGCCGCGCGCCTGGACCAGCTGGACCACCCCACCGCCGAGGACGGCCTGGCCGGACTGCTCGCCGACGCCACCGCCTACGAGACCTTCGACATCGAGGCGGCGGCCGCCCGCGGGATGGCCTTCGAGCATCTGGACCAGCTGGCGTTGGAGCATCTGCTCGGGGCGGTCTGA
- a CDS encoding acetylxylan esterase, giving the protein MFTDLPLDALHTYCPPRPEPAGFDAFWRRTLVEARTHALDARFTEVDAGLALLRTHDVTFAGFGGHPIRGWFLLPRAAAGPLPCVVQYLGYGGGRLLPHDWLLWPSAGYATLVMDTRGQSGPNRPGDTPDPVGSGNPGVPGKLTQGLLDPHGYYYRRLFTDAVRAVEAARGHDAVDADRVVVAGHSQGGAAALAATGLVPGLAGALIDAPFLTHIRRAVEVTDMGPYGELTRYFAGARDRIDTALHTLDHFDGLNFAARATAPALFGTALRDEVTPPSTGFAAFHHYAGEKELKVWRFNAHESGGGEQRAAEIAFLRGLLG; this is encoded by the coding sequence GTGTTCACCGACCTTCCCCTGGACGCGCTGCACACCTACTGTCCGCCGCGTCCGGAGCCGGCCGGCTTCGACGCGTTCTGGCGGCGCACCCTCGTCGAGGCCCGCACACATGCCCTCGACGCGCGCTTCACCGAGGTCGATGCGGGGCTCGCGCTGCTGCGCACCCATGACGTGACGTTCGCAGGCTTCGGCGGGCATCCCATCCGCGGCTGGTTCCTGCTCCCGCGCGCGGCCGCCGGTCCGCTGCCGTGCGTCGTGCAGTACCTCGGATACGGGGGCGGGCGGCTGCTGCCGCACGACTGGCTGCTGTGGCCGTCCGCGGGCTACGCCACGCTGGTCATGGACACCCGCGGGCAGAGCGGCCCCAACCGGCCCGGTGACACCCCCGATCCGGTCGGCTCCGGCAATCCGGGGGTACCCGGCAAGCTGACCCAGGGGCTGCTCGATCCGCACGGCTACTACTACCGGCGGCTGTTCACCGACGCGGTACGGGCCGTGGAGGCGGCGCGCGGCCATGACGCGGTGGACGCCGACCGGGTGGTGGTCGCCGGCCACAGCCAGGGCGGCGCCGCGGCGCTGGCGGCGACCGGCCTGGTCCCCGGTCTGGCGGGGGCCTTGATCGATGCACCGTTCCTGACGCACATCCGCCGCGCGGTGGAGGTCACGGACATGGGCCCGTACGGCGAGCTCACCCGCTACTTCGCGGGGGCCCGCGACCGGATCGACACCGCGCTGCACACCCTGGACCACTTCGACGGCCTGAACTTCGCCGCCCGCGCCACCGCCCCGGCGCTCTTCGGCACCGCGCTGCGCGACGAGGTGACCCCGCCGTCCACCGGTTTCGCCGCCTTCCATCACTACGCGGGCGAGAAGGAACTGAAGGTGTGGCGGTTCAACGCCCATGAGAGCGGCGGCGGTGAGCAGCGTGCCGCCGAAATAGCCTTTCTGCGCGGCCTGCTCGGGTGA
- a CDS encoding amino acid ABC transporter ATP-binding protein: MTTEQAAPETVDAQAIDVQGLRKAFGELEVLRGIDFSVARGEVVCVIGPSGSGKSTLLRCVNLLEEPSAGRVVVAGTEVTDPDVDIDRVRRRIGMVFQSFNLFPHLTVLENLTISQRRVLRRDRTEAERVARANLERVGLSDKAAAYPAQLSGGQQQRVAIARALSMDPELMLFDEPTSALDPELVGDVLAVMRGLAQEGMTMLVVTHEMSFAREVADRVVFMDGGVIVEQGTPEQVVGAPQHERTRTFLARVLDPAAAEVGEVADTGAAGKRVDR; the protein is encoded by the coding sequence GTGACGACCGAGCAGGCGGCACCGGAGACGGTGGACGCGCAGGCCATCGACGTACAGGGTCTGCGCAAGGCCTTCGGGGAGCTGGAGGTGCTGCGCGGGATCGACTTCTCGGTGGCGCGCGGTGAGGTGGTGTGTGTCATCGGGCCCTCGGGCTCCGGGAAATCGACCCTGCTGCGCTGTGTGAATCTGCTGGAGGAGCCGAGCGCGGGCCGGGTGGTGGTGGCCGGCACCGAGGTCACCGACCCGGATGTGGACATCGACCGGGTCCGCCGGCGGATCGGGATGGTGTTCCAGTCCTTCAACCTCTTTCCGCATCTGACGGTGCTGGAGAATCTCACGATCTCCCAGCGGCGGGTGCTGCGCCGCGACCGCACGGAGGCGGAGCGGGTCGCCCGTGCCAACCTCGAACGGGTCGGGCTGAGCGACAAGGCGGCCGCCTATCCGGCGCAGCTCTCGGGCGGGCAGCAGCAGCGGGTGGCCATCGCCCGTGCGCTGTCGATGGACCCGGAGCTGATGCTCTTCGACGAGCCGACCTCGGCGCTGGACCCGGAGCTGGTCGGTGATGTGCTGGCGGTGATGCGGGGGCTGGCGCAGGAGGGGATGACGATGCTCGTCGTCACCCATGAGATGAGCTTCGCCCGGGAGGTCGCCGACCGGGTGGTGTTCATGGACGGCGGCGTGATCGTCGAGCAGGGCACCCCGGAGCAGGTGGTGGGGGCCCCGCAGCACGAGCGGACCAGGACGTTTCTGGCGCGGGTGCTGGATCCGGCGGCCGCCGAGGTCGGCGAGGTCGCGGACACGGGAGCGGCCGGCAAGCGGGTGGATCGCTGA
- a CDS encoding amino acid ABC transporter permease, giving the protein MPVSKRQRARITRGVQYGVLVAAVVVFALIADWHQLRMAFFDVEVAKALFPEIITTALVNTVLYTLLGFGFGLALGLVLALMRLSSVPPYRWIAVTYIEFFRGIPCLLVFIALGFGVPLAFEVALDMNVTVMLSLGLVGAAYMAETIRAGIQAVPKGQTEAARSLGMSQGRAMASIVIPQAFRIVLPPLTNELILLTKDSSLVYLLGLSLTQFELANFGRDALNEHKSLTPILIAGLLYLVITLPLGQLVRRLEARTAKAR; this is encoded by the coding sequence ATGCCTGTTTCCAAAAGACAGCGCGCGCGGATCACCCGCGGCGTGCAGTACGGCGTGCTGGTCGCCGCCGTGGTGGTCTTCGCGCTGATCGCCGACTGGCACCAGCTGCGGATGGCGTTCTTCGATGTCGAGGTCGCCAAGGCGCTCTTCCCGGAGATCATCACCACGGCGCTGGTGAACACCGTCCTCTACACCCTGCTCGGATTCGGTTTCGGTCTGGCGCTGGGGCTGGTGCTGGCGCTGATGCGGCTCTCGTCGGTGCCGCCCTACCGCTGGATCGCGGTCACCTATATCGAGTTCTTCCGCGGTATCCCCTGTCTGCTGGTTTTCATCGCGCTCGGCTTCGGTGTGCCGCTGGCCTTCGAGGTCGCGCTCGATATGAACGTGACCGTGATGCTGTCGCTCGGGCTGGTGGGCGCGGCCTATATGGCGGAGACCATCCGGGCCGGTATTCAGGCCGTCCCCAAGGGGCAGACGGAGGCGGCGCGTTCGCTGGGAATGTCGCAGGGGCGGGCGATGGCCTCGATCGTGATTCCGCAGGCGTTCCGTATCGTGCTGCCGCCGCTGACCAATGAGCTGATCCTGCTGACGAAGGACTCGTCGCTGGTGTATCTGCTGGGTCTGTCCCTCACCCAGTTCGAGCTGGCCAACTTCGGCCGGGACGCGCTCAATGAGCACAAGAGCCTGACCCCGATCCTGATCGCCGGGCTGCTCTATCTCGTGATCACCCTCCCCCTCGGCCAGCTGGTCCGTCGGCTGGAGGCCCGTACGGCGAAGGCCAGGTGA
- a CDS encoding basic amino acid ABC transporter substrate-binding protein, giving the protein MSARSALPVIAVATAVVVLAGCSSTKSDGKKGSGGLELVSSGTLKTCTHLPYAPFQVKKDGKVVGFDVDLVDLVAKDLGVKQEIVNTPFEGIETGQDFTIRKCDLAAAGMTITAARDKVMDFSDPYFNATQALLTKKGKPVKKVEDLKGKKLGYQKATTGGIYAKDHGKGVELVEFEDLGLLLTAVKSGQVDAGINDNGVLFDYVKQNPDTKVTAEFNTGEHYGIGVRTGNDALRKKINAVLKKAKSDGSYDRIYKKWFGTTPQS; this is encoded by the coding sequence GTGTCCGCTCGCTCCGCGTTGCCTGTCATAGCCGTTGCCACGGCCGTCGTCGTCCTGGCGGGGTGCAGCAGCACCAAGTCCGACGGGAAGAAGGGGTCCGGCGGCCTGGAACTGGTCTCCTCCGGGACCCTGAAGACCTGCACCCACCTGCCGTACGCACCGTTCCAGGTGAAGAAGGACGGCAAGGTCGTCGGGTTCGATGTGGACCTGGTGGATCTGGTCGCCAAGGATCTCGGCGTCAAGCAGGAGATCGTCAACACGCCCTTCGAAGGCATTGAGACCGGCCAGGACTTCACCATCCGCAAATGCGATCTGGCCGCCGCCGGCATGACGATCACGGCCGCGCGCGACAAGGTCATGGATTTCTCCGACCCCTATTTCAATGCCACCCAGGCCCTGCTGACGAAGAAGGGCAAGCCCGTCAAGAAGGTCGAGGACCTCAAGGGCAAGAAGCTCGGCTATCAGAAGGCCACCACCGGCGGGATCTACGCCAAGGACCACGGCAAGGGCGTCGAACTGGTGGAGTTCGAGGATCTGGGGCTGTTGCTGACCGCGGTGAAGTCCGGCCAGGTCGATGCCGGCATCAATGACAACGGCGTGCTCTTCGACTATGTGAAGCAGAACCCGGACACCAAGGTCACCGCGGAATTCAACACGGGTGAGCACTACGGCATCGGCGTCCGCACCGGCAATGACGCACTGCGCAAGAAGATCAACGCGGTGCTGAAGAAGGCGAAATCCGACGGGAGTTACGACCGGATCTACAAGAAGTGGTTCGGCACCACCCCGCAGAGCTGA